A region of Oryzias latipes chromosome 18, ASM223467v1 DNA encodes the following proteins:
- the LOC101165262 gene encoding tripartite motif-containing protein 16-like has protein sequence MAQKGVDLEEESFCCSICLDLLKDPVTIPCGHSYCMKCLQGLWDAEEKVHSCPQCRKTFTPRPVLGKNVMLAALVEQLKKTGLQAAPAGLCYAGPEDVVCDVCTGRKLKAIKSCLSCPASYCEEHLQPHLKAAALKKHKLVEPSKNLQENICSRHDEVMKMFCRTDQKSICYLCSVEEHEGHKIVSAAAERTEKQRELEESQQQIQQRIQDREKEVKLLQQEVEAINHSADQSVEDSEKIFTEMIRLLQKRSRDVEQQIRSQQQTEVRRVKGLQEELEQDMAELKRRDAELKQLCLTEDHSHFLLNYPSLPPLSESTPSASIHVRPLTYFEDVTAAVSELRDKLQDILREEWTNISLTVSHVDVLLSEPGPKSRSDFLRYSCQITLDPNTANRNLLLSEENRKVTLMEEPQSVSDHPDRFTFYYQVLSRESLTGRCYWEVERRGDYVYVAVAYKNISRSGDESRFGYNNKSWSLVCSPSRFSFVHNSIKTSISAPVPSRVGVYLDHRAGVLSFYSVSESRTLLHRVQTTFTQPLHAGLWLDWVSGSTAELCKVK, from the coding sequence ATGGCGCAGAAAGGAGTGGATCTGGAAGAAGAAAGCTTCTGCTGTtccatctgtctggatctgCTGAAGGATCCGGTGACTATTCCCTGTGGACACAGCTACTGCATGAAGTGTCTccaaggattgtgggatgcagAGGAGAAAGTCCACAGCTGTCCTCAGTGCAGGAAGACCTTCACACCGAGGCCTGTTCTGGGGAAAAATGTCATGTTAGCAGCTTTAGTGGAGCAGCTGAAGAAGACCGGACTCCAAGCTGCTCCTGCTGGTCTCTGCTATGCTGGACCTGAAGATGTGGTCTGTGACGTCTGCActggaagaaaactgaaagccATCAAGTCCTGCTTGAGCTGTCCGGCCTCTTACTGTGAGGAACACCTTCAGCCTCATTTGAAAGCAGCTGCATTGAAGAAACACAAGCTGGTGGAACCCTccaagaacctgcaggagaacatctgctcccgtcatgatgaggtgatgaagatgttcTGTCGCACTGATCAGAAGAGCATCTGttatctctgctctgtggaagAACATGAGGGACATAAAATagtctcagctgcagcagaaaggactgagaagcagagagagctggaggagagtcAGCAACAAATCCAGCAGAGAATCCAGGACAGAGAGAAAGAGGTGAAGCTGCTTCAACAGGAGGTGGAGGCCATCAATCACTCTGCTGATCAAAGCGTGGAGGACAGTGAGAAGATCTTCACTGAGATGATCCGTCTCCTCCAGAAAAGAAGCCGTGATGTGGAGCAGCAGATCAGATCCCAGCAGCAAACTGAAGTGAGGCGAGTCAAAGGTcttcaggaggagctggagcaggacatggctgagctgaagaggagagacgcTGAGCTGAAGCAGCTCTGCCTCACAGAGGATCACAGCCACTTTCTGCTCAACTACCCCTCACTGCCACCACTCAGTGAGTCCACCCCCTCAGCCAGCATCCATGTCCGTCCTCTGACATACTTTGAGGATGTGACAGCAGCTGTGTCAGAGCTCAGAGACAAACTGCAGGACATTCTGAGAGAGGAATGGACAAACATCTCACTGACAGTCTCTCATGTGGACGTTTTACTGTCAGAACCAGGACCAAAGAGCAGATCTGACTTCCTCAGATATTCATGTCAAATCACACTGGATCCAAACACAGCAAACAGAAATCTGTTACTGTCAGAGGAGAACAGAAAGGTGACATTGATGGAAGAACCTCAGTCTGTTTCTGATCATCCAGAcagatttactttttattatcaGGTTCTGAGTAGAGAGAGTCTGACTGGACGTTGTTACTGGGAggtggagaggagaggagactATGTTTATGTAGCAGTCGCATACAAGAACATCAGCAGATCTGGAGATGAAAGTAGATTTGGTTATAATAATAAATCTTGGTCATTAGTTTGTTCTCCAAGCAGGTTCTCATTTGTCCACAACAGCATAAAAACCTCCATCTCAGCTCCTGTTCCCTCCAGAGTAGGAGTGTACCTGGATCACAGAGCAGGTGTTCTGTCCTTCTACAGCGTCTCTGAAAGCAGGACtctcctccacagagtccagacCACTTTCACTCAGCCGCTCCATGCTGGACTGTGGTTAGATTGGGTTTCTGGATCCACAGCAGAGTTGTGTAAAGTGAAATAG